The genome window TAAAACCCTTTATCACTTTTAAAGGTAAGCTCTTCTGCGGAGTAAGAGGTAGTCCGTATTTATCCTCCAATGCACGTTCCGATGCGAGAATAACTCCCCAATAAAATCCCCAGACAACAAAGGTATAATCTGCACCATGCCAGATTCCACCAATCGTCATTGTAATAATCAAATTAAAATATCCCCGCCACTCCGATACACGAGAGCCACCTAACGGAATATATATGTATTCACGAAGCCAGAAAGATAGAGTAATATGCCAACGACGCCATAGTTCTCGACCGGATGTTGCGAAAAACGGAGCCTTAAAATTCTCCGGAATTTCAAAACCGAGGAATAGAGCAACTGATCTTGCCATATCGGTTAAACCAGAAAAGTCACAGAACACTTGAATAGAATAGCATATACCAGCCATAAATAAAGAGAAAGAATCATAGATACCAGGATCTGCAAAAATCGGCGATACTGTTGAAGACATCGGATCTGCGACTAGAACTTTTTTGATGAGCCCACTCATCATCAAATAGCCAGCTCTATACATTTTTTCTCGATCAGGAGAGAGCTTGTCTAAGTTGGGGAAAAATTCCTTGATCCTCATAATCGGACCTGCGATCAAAACAGGAAAGAAAACTACGAATAAATAGTAATCTAAAATAGGGATCGTTGTTTCTGGTGGAGTACGTTTTGTATCCACAGCTGCAGCAATCATTTGAAAAGAATAAAAACTAATTGCCATAGGAAGTGCAATATGTACTATGTTAGGGATTTCTTGAAAGAATGGATAACCGGTTGCATCAGCCAGAATCTGATTCACAAAGTAAAAGTATTTGAAAAAGGCTAAATTGAGAATATTCAGTAAAACTGCTATAGTTACTGGCCATTTCCTATCAGGTTTAGAAATAATTGCCCGATATAGAATGTAATTCAATCCAACGATTGACAATAAATGAATGGCAAATGAGAGTGAGAATAACGAATAGAAAACGATTCCAGCGATTAGAAGAAATTTCTTTCTGAACGTAGATGGAACCGACCAGTATATTAAATATACAAACGCAAAGAAGAATAAGAAAGGAATCGAATTGAAAAGCATTTCAAACCGTAAAAACTGTTTAGAATACAATTTCGCCTTCGCTATTATTGTCAATTACATATGCAATATTTGTAAAAAATGAGGAATTGGAGTGTCAATTTTATGTGGCAAGAAATTGTAAAATATCAACTTAAGTTGATCATCATTTTGTTATTATTATTTAGTGTTTTCTCAATCAACAGTATTGAAAAGCCACCTGGCTCCAAAACCATTGTGGTAAAAAAAGGTGAGACACTTTCTTATATTGCTAAGACCCATCTTTCGAATCCAAGCCGCTGGAAAGAGTTACTCAAATACAACAATATTCCCAACCCGAACTTAATCATTCCGGGTCTTGAGCTGGTCATTCCAGCCCATTTAGGCAAAGCTCCAATCGCTTTTGCCAATTTTCTTCTGGGAAAGGTAGACTGGAGAGCAGCTGAAGGTTCTCAAGAATGGAAACCACTCAAACGAGAACATGGCCTATTTCCTTTGGATACAGTTCGTACGCTCGATAAGGCTAAAGCCGATTTGAGTATCGAAGGAACCGGAACTGTAAGATTGAATGAAAATAGTCTTCTGCAGATCAATTCACTAAAAGACGAAAAATCCCCACCTTCTGTCTATTTAAGAAAAGGTAGCCTTGATTCTTTCATAAGCAAATTAATAACAACTGATTCACAGAAACCAGCAGAAAGGTTACAAGTTGTAACTGCTAGTTCTGTAGCAGGCGTTAGGGGAACGGAATTTCGCGTTGAGATTGGTGATAAAGATAGCTCTACCATTTCATGTTTTGATGGCTTGGTTACTGTCTCCGCTCAGAATAAGACAGTGGAAGTTCCCAAAGGTTATGCAACCTATGTCGAGATGGGTAAAGCACCCGTCGAGCCGTTCCAAATTCCAAAATCTCCGAAGGTAGAAAAATAATGTCTAGAGCGAGAATATTAGTATTTGGATTACTATTCTTTGCTTTATACTCAGTTGTCATCGCTGAGACTGCATTTCAGATTACTACCGATTCTGAACCTGACAGTCATCATGAAATTGAATTTTTAAAATCACAAACCGATGATAAAAATTCTGAAATATTAAAATTCAAAAGCAATCAATTCAAATCTCCAGTCAACAAGGAATATCCTTACTTTAGAGTTAGAAGAGTTGGTCAATATGATGCTATGGGGTTTTGGTC of Leptospira sp. GIMC2001 contains these proteins:
- a CDS encoding MBOAT family O-acyltransferase; its protein translation is MLFNSIPFLFFFAFVYLIYWSVPSTFRKKFLLIAGIVFYSLFSLSFAIHLLSIVGLNYILYRAIISKPDRKWPVTIAVLLNILNLAFFKYFYFVNQILADATGYPFFQEIPNIVHIALPMAISFYSFQMIAAAVDTKRTPPETTIPILDYYLFVVFFPVLIAGPIMRIKEFFPNLDKLSPDREKMYRAGYLMMSGLIKKVLVADPMSSTVSPIFADPGIYDSFSLFMAGICYSIQVFCDFSGLTDMARSVALFLGFEIPENFKAPFFATSGRELWRRWHITLSFWLREYIYIPLGGSRVSEWRGYFNLIITMTIGGIWHGADYTFVVWGFYWGVILASERALEDKYGLPLTPQKSLPLKVIKGFIVFILFSISGLMFRSNSAESMVVLFKGLFLHSKQLLVDKLFQQNAGWMVDLAELTGGKEIFRMEEIANLERVSYMFIALVIFHVIQYFPNLLDRFRKHDSYLMPTLGVITIFLLATLSQDGGEFIYFKF
- a CDS encoding FecR domain-containing protein, which encodes MWQEIVKYQLKLIIILLLLFSVFSINSIEKPPGSKTIVVKKGETLSYIAKTHLSNPSRWKELLKYNNIPNPNLIIPGLELVIPAHLGKAPIAFANFLLGKVDWRAAEGSQEWKPLKREHGLFPLDTVRTLDKAKADLSIEGTGTVRLNENSLLQINSLKDEKSPPSVYLRKGSLDSFISKLITTDSQKPAERLQVVTASSVAGVRGTEFRVEIGDKDSSTISCFDGLVTVSAQNKTVEVPKGYATYVEMGKAPVEPFQIPKSPKVEK